In a genomic window of Roseofilum casamattae BLCC-M143:
- a CDS encoding response regulator, with protein MWNVLDPALSPSEYMPHSSCLWQTPLIWLNATSDLLIALAYFATSAMLIYFVRKRGSMPSISIFYLFSAFMLLCGIGHLLEIWTLWYPAHWFAGIEQAMTALVSGIAALQIVVLLPKFLDLETPEALEQINRELQGEIEQRERATQALADAKTALEVRVSERTADLERANTTLQQLVAREQAIAKIVQQIRKTLNIAEIFQTTVGQLQSALECDRVLIYRFAPDWSGELVAESVLPGWIELMGNAPEGFPPLRQTTEAEDCHIKLLNPVIQDTYLQETQGQAFYSPTAYRAVSDIEAEEFNDCYRELLQQMQARAYLIVPIMTHSQLWGLLASYQNNHPRQWQAAEIYMTMEISTQLGIAVEQAELFDRSQQQAQELAEAKESADTANRAKSQFLANMSHELRTPLNAILGFTQLMSGDRTLSDKFQQYINTINRAGEHLLALINDILEMSKIEAGRTVLNETEFSLHSLLSTLHAMFKLKAETKNLQLHVQQDSQVPQYLCCDEHKLRQVLINLLSNSIKFTETGFVSLRVSWQAISENLSCDEQPIFLSFEVQDSGPGVAAAEQEKLFQPFEQTTTGITSKQGTGLGLPISQKFVELMGGKIEVISAPGEGATFRFTINATTATSQPIEKIPQGSIIGLAPGQTSPRLLVVEDNSANRFLATELLENTGFIVTTADNGIEGVELWQSWQPDLILMDLQMPELDGYSALQQIREQEATSTNHPATPIIALTASVFEETRQMVLNAGFDGFVRKPFQKQKLLQTIGQHLGIAYCYEELGNETNSSSGLNAPSEGNLSSETIADLASAQMPPEWLEQFRAAAAEGDDNSVFELIEQIPDEYATLSAEITSLAIDFRFDLIMQMIPPAQT; from the coding sequence ATGTGGAACGTTTTAGATCCAGCTCTCTCTCCCAGTGAATACATGCCTCACAGTTCCTGCTTGTGGCAAACTCCCTTGATTTGGTTGAATGCCACCAGCGATCTACTCATTGCTCTGGCCTATTTTGCCACGTCCGCAATGCTAATTTATTTTGTCCGCAAGCGGGGCAGTATGCCCTCCATCAGTATTTTCTACCTGTTCAGTGCCTTTATGCTTCTGTGCGGCATCGGACACTTGCTCGAAATTTGGACGCTATGGTATCCCGCCCATTGGTTTGCCGGGATCGAGCAAGCTATGACGGCTTTAGTTTCCGGCATTGCCGCCCTGCAAATCGTGGTTTTACTGCCCAAATTTCTGGACTTGGAAACCCCAGAAGCCCTAGAACAAATCAATCGAGAACTGCAAGGAGAAATCGAGCAACGGGAGCGCGCCACTCAAGCCTTAGCCGATGCGAAAACGGCCCTCGAAGTTCGAGTCTCGGAACGGACAGCCGACCTCGAGCGCGCCAATACTACGTTGCAACAGTTGGTTGCGCGGGAGCAAGCGATCGCTAAAATTGTCCAGCAGATTCGCAAAACTCTAAATATCGCCGAGATTTTTCAGACCACCGTCGGACAATTACAGTCAGCTCTCGAATGCGATCGCGTGCTGATTTATCGTTTTGCCCCCGACTGGAGCGGAGAACTCGTAGCTGAGTCCGTCCTTCCCGGATGGATAGAACTCATGGGCAACGCTCCCGAGGGATTTCCACCACTGCGCCAAACCACAGAAGCAGAAGACTGCCACATCAAACTGCTCAACCCAGTCATTCAAGACACTTATCTGCAAGAAACCCAAGGACAAGCCTTTTATTCACCCACTGCCTATCGTGCTGTTAGCGACATTGAAGCCGAAGAATTTAATGACTGCTATCGAGAATTATTGCAGCAGATGCAAGCTCGAGCTTACCTAATCGTACCGATTATGACCCATAGCCAACTCTGGGGACTATTAGCCAGCTATCAGAATAACCATCCCCGACAATGGCAGGCTGCAGAAATTTACATGACCATGGAAATTAGCACCCAGTTGGGCATTGCAGTCGAACAAGCCGAATTATTCGATCGCAGCCAACAGCAAGCCCAAGAACTAGCCGAAGCCAAAGAAAGTGCGGATACCGCCAACCGCGCCAAAAGCCAATTTCTCGCCAATATGAGCCACGAGCTGCGCACGCCCTTGAATGCCATTTTAGGGTTTACACAACTCATGAGCGGCGATCGCACCCTATCCGATAAATTTCAACAATATATCAATACGATTAATCGCGCAGGGGAACATTTGCTGGCCTTGATCAACGACATCCTGGAAATGTCGAAAATTGAAGCCGGACGAACCGTCTTAAACGAAACCGAATTCAGTTTACACAGCTTGCTGAGCACCTTGCACGCTATGTTCAAGCTGAAAGCAGAAACCAAAAATCTCCAGCTCCACGTGCAGCAAGACTCTCAAGTTCCGCAATACCTGTGCTGTGACGAACATAAATTGCGTCAAGTGCTCATTAACTTATTGAGCAATAGCATTAAGTTTACCGAAACCGGTTTTGTCAGCTTGCGAGTGAGTTGGCAAGCCATTTCCGAGAACCTATCCTGTGACGAGCAACCCATTTTCCTCAGCTTTGAAGTGCAAGATAGCGGTCCGGGAGTCGCTGCGGCCGAACAAGAGAAACTGTTTCAACCCTTCGAGCAAACTACCACCGGAATTACATCAAAACAAGGCACGGGATTGGGATTGCCCATTAGTCAAAAATTCGTAGAACTGATGGGGGGCAAAATTGAGGTTATTAGCGCTCCCGGCGAAGGCGCAACCTTTCGGTTTACGATTAATGCCACAACAGCAACAAGCCAACCCATAGAAAAGATTCCCCAAGGATCGATTATCGGTCTGGCTCCGGGTCAAACATCTCCTCGCCTTCTCGTCGTTGAAGATAATTCAGCCAACCGCTTCCTCGCGACAGAACTCTTGGAAAATACTGGGTTTATCGTCACCACAGCCGACAATGGCATCGAGGGAGTCGAACTATGGCAGTCTTGGCAACCGGATTTGATTTTAATGGATCTGCAAATGCCAGAACTCGATGGCTACTCGGCTCTGCAGCAAATTCGAGAGCAAGAAGCCACCTCAACCAACCATCCAGCTACCCCCATTATTGCCTTAACGGCGAGCGTCTTTGAAGAAACGCGGCAAATGGTTCTCAATGCCGGATTTGATGGCTTCGTGCGCAAGCCGTTCCAAAAGCAAAAATTGTTACAAACCATCGGGCAGCACTTAGGAATCGCTTACTGCTATGAAGAACTGGGAAATGAAACTAACTCTTCCTCCGGTCTCAACGCTCCCTCTGAAGGCAATCTCTCATCAGAGACGATCGCCGACCTTGCAAGCGCTCAAATGCCTCCAGAATGGCTCGAACAATTCCGTGCAGCAGCGGCTGAAGGTGATGATAATAGCGTGTTTGAACTCATCGAACAAATTCCAGACGAGTACGCCACACTCTCTGCAGAAATAACCTCACTGGCGATCGATTTTCGCTTCGATCTAATTATGCAAATGATTCCACCAGCCCAGACCTAA